A genomic stretch from Pseudomonadota bacterium includes:
- a CDS encoding VWA domain-containing protein yields MHRTRALMWTAVFAVAGCGPSLKGDVQEGGGDEARIAGGGAGGAQHEVYDAPAQKFTPKQHGAHGRAVWSGPGDLSALPKLRMNLEGCFGVHEKEESQVATPPYGGAKPGKAKDSSGVKKGGGVHKKPAEPKKDAKPKAASGGGATGLDDLVGGGSIGTGGASASQPSGPPPSYSQQPTTPTATPAPDAAARYSVPAAEAAAPAEVADSSSVSSAPRDEEQKLAGDHDARIAAGEDDREAEPLSEYEDWGAEIYLSNDDSMSLSSAQRVMFAVDNFLPLPLEHIRPHELLNYFSFETREVGPDDDFSVLADVAADPREAGIYTLALAVRGRPVTKETRRNVALTWVVDRSGSMQAEGRMEYLKQGLRRSLAELKRGDVVHMVAFDHTVCAPVENFVVGRDDMQKLERAIDLLGPRGATDIHSGLTLGYAIADRAYLPEHSNRVVLVTDALTNTGVTDERIIATVSKYYDQRRIRLSGVGVGSEFNDELLDRLTERGKGAYVFLGSPAEVDAVFGPRFISLIETTALDVHFLLHQPRSLRMNVFYGEESSTVKEDVQAIHYFANTSQLFLSDLMARGGKLRGQDDLMLSVEYEDPETGDELVEEYAFNLGEIEGDAYNVRKGRLVMAWIDLLAQMAMLPIPAMYATYAGSWQDPGGWQACEDGREELARLAEGLESDPESQRVLELWGKFCSRYERPRNPVKRQFAPPPPSWPGALPTEDPR; encoded by the coding sequence ATGCACAGGACGAGAGCTCTCATGTGGACGGCGGTATTCGCCGTCGCGGGCTGCGGGCCGTCGCTCAAAGGCGACGTGCAGGAGGGCGGCGGCGACGAGGCCCGGATCGCGGGTGGGGGGGCCGGCGGCGCGCAGCACGAGGTCTACGACGCGCCGGCGCAGAAGTTCACCCCGAAGCAGCACGGCGCCCACGGCCGCGCCGTCTGGTCCGGGCCCGGCGATCTGTCGGCCCTGCCGAAGCTTCGGATGAACCTCGAGGGCTGCTTCGGCGTGCACGAGAAGGAGGAGTCCCAGGTCGCGACCCCGCCCTACGGGGGGGCGAAGCCCGGCAAGGCGAAGGACTCGTCCGGCGTGAAGAAGGGCGGCGGCGTCCACAAGAAGCCCGCCGAGCCCAAGAAGGACGCGAAGCCGAAGGCCGCCTCCGGGGGCGGCGCGACCGGGCTCGACGACCTGGTCGGCGGGGGATCGATCGGCACCGGCGGGGCCTCGGCGTCGCAGCCGTCCGGACCGCCGCCGTCGTACTCCCAGCAGCCGACGACCCCGACGGCGACGCCGGCGCCCGACGCTGCCGCGCGATACAGCGTACCCGCCGCCGAGGCTGCCGCGCCGGCCGAGGTCGCCGACTCGTCGTCCGTCTCCTCCGCGCCGCGCGACGAGGAGCAGAAGCTCGCCGGCGACCACGACGCGCGGATCGCCGCGGGCGAGGACGACCGGGAAGCGGAGCCGCTCTCCGAGTACGAGGACTGGGGCGCCGAGATCTACCTCTCCAACGACGACTCGATGAGCCTCTCGTCCGCGCAGCGCGTGATGTTCGCGGTCGACAACTTCCTCCCGCTGCCGCTCGAGCACATCCGGCCGCACGAGCTGCTCAACTACTTCTCGTTCGAGACGCGGGAGGTCGGCCCGGACGACGACTTCTCGGTGCTCGCCGACGTCGCCGCCGACCCGCGCGAGGCCGGCATCTACACGCTCGCGCTCGCGGTGCGCGGCCGCCCCGTGACCAAGGAGACGCGCCGCAACGTCGCGCTGACCTGGGTCGTGGACCGATCCGGCTCGATGCAGGCCGAGGGGCGCATGGAGTACCTGAAGCAGGGCCTGCGGCGCAGCCTCGCCGAGCTCAAGCGGGGCGACGTCGTCCACATGGTGGCGTTCGATCACACCGTCTGCGCGCCGGTCGAGAACTTCGTCGTCGGCCGCGACGACATGCAGAAGCTCGAGCGGGCGATCGACCTGCTCGGACCGCGCGGCGCGACGGACATCCACTCGGGCCTGACCCTGGGCTACGCGATCGCGGACCGCGCCTACCTGCCCGAGCACTCGAACCGCGTCGTCCTCGTCACGGACGCGCTGACCAACACGGGCGTCACCGACGAGCGGATCATCGCCACGGTGTCGAAGTACTACGACCAGCGCCGCATCCGGCTGTCCGGCGTCGGCGTGGGCTCCGAGTTCAACGACGAGCTGCTCGACCGCCTCACCGAGCGCGGCAAGGGCGCGTACGTGTTCCTCGGCTCCCCGGCCGAGGTGGACGCGGTGTTCGGCCCGCGGTTCATCTCGCTCATCGAGACGACGGCGCTCGACGTCCACTTCCTCCTGCACCAGCCGCGGTCGCTCCGGATGAACGTCTTCTACGGCGAGGAGAGCTCGACCGTGAAGGAGGACGTCCAGGCGATCCACTACTTCGCCAACACCTCGCAGCTCTTCCTCTCGGACCTCATGGCGCGCGGCGGGAAGCTGCGCGGCCAGGACGACCTGATGCTCTCGGTCGAGTACGAGGATCCGGAGACCGGCGACGAGCTCGTCGAGGAGTACGCGTTCAACCTCGGGGAGATCGAGGGCGACGCCTACAACGTCCGCAAGGGGCGCCTCGTCATGGCCTGGATCGATCTGCTCGCGCAGATGGCGATGCTGCCGATCCCGGCGATGTACGCCACCTACGCCGGCTCGTGGCAGGATCCCGGCGGGTGGCAGGCGTGCGAGGACGGGCGGGAGGAGCTCGCGCGGCTCGCCGAGGGGCTCGAGTCCGATCCCGAGTCGCAGCGCGTGCTCGAGCTGTGGGGCAAGTTCTGCTCGCGCTACGAGCGCCCGCGCAACCCGGTGAAGCGCCAGTTCGCCCCGCCGCCGCCATCCTGGCCCGGCGCCCTGCCCACCGAGGACCCGCGGTAG
- a CDS encoding L-threonylcarbamoyladenylate synthase, whose amino-acid sequence MRTIPFPEISKDPKKYEEVGAVLEQGGLVCVPTPSGYKLFADLASPKAVTAMLQAKRRVKNAPSLVFVPDATWVERVVDAVSEEAKRLMRELWPGPLTLLFKAGERIDPKVRKPLTKAKGWLGVRMPEDEVSAGALLALGRPVIVSSANLADKGGAHSVAQIKKNFGRTVELLVDKGDVAPSARSTLVDVSDGMPKIVRAGAVGEDRIAAALGA is encoded by the coding sequence TTGAGAACCATCCCCTTTCCGGAAATCTCGAAAGACCCCAAGAAATACGAAGAAGTCGGCGCAGTCCTCGAGCAGGGAGGGCTCGTGTGCGTGCCGACGCCGTCCGGCTACAAGCTGTTCGCCGATCTCGCGTCGCCGAAAGCGGTCACCGCGATGCTCCAGGCCAAGCGCCGCGTCAAGAACGCGCCGTCGCTCGTCTTCGTCCCGGACGCGACCTGGGTGGAGCGCGTCGTGGACGCGGTCTCGGAGGAGGCCAAGCGCCTGATGCGGGAGCTGTGGCCCGGCCCGCTCACGCTGCTCTTCAAGGCCGGGGAGCGCATCGATCCCAAGGTGCGCAAGCCGCTCACCAAGGCCAAGGGCTGGCTCGGCGTCCGGATGCCGGAGGACGAGGTGTCGGCGGGAGCGCTCCTGGCGCTCGGGCGGCCGGTGATCGTCTCGTCGGCGAACCTGGCCGACAAGGGCGGCGCCCACTCCGTCGCCCAGATCAAGAAGAACTTCGGCCGCACCGTCGAGCTGCTCGTCGACAAGGGCGACGTGGCGCCCTCCGCGAGATCGACCCTCGTCGACGTAAGCGACGGCATGCCGAAGATCGTGCGCGCCGGAGCCGTCGGCGAGGACCGCATCGCGGCCGCACTCGGCGCGTAG
- a CDS encoding DUF3782 domain-containing protein, whose translation MEREVSTADLRRVMDELAEQTKETDRRMRETDRRLADLGKQIGGLGNRLGEFVEGVVRPGLVRLFRERGIDVRETHRDLEAERNGKKAQVDLLVVDDAEVVVVEVKSKLSQRDVEEHLERLALFKELFPRYADARVLGAMAAMVIPEKQAAFAEGAGLFVIGQAGDDAVCLNSEGFRPKAW comes from the coding sequence ATGGAGCGCGAAGTTTCGACCGCGGATCTGAGACGGGTGATGGACGAGCTCGCGGAGCAGACGAAGGAGACCGATCGCAGAATGCGCGAGACCGACAGGAGGCTCGCGGATCTCGGCAAGCAGATCGGCGGGCTCGGCAACCGGCTCGGCGAGTTCGTCGAGGGCGTCGTGCGGCCCGGTCTCGTCCGGCTCTTCCGCGAGCGCGGTATCGACGTCCGCGAGACCCACCGCGATCTCGAGGCCGAGCGCAACGGGAAGAAGGCGCAAGTCGATCTGCTCGTCGTGGACGACGCCGAGGTCGTGGTCGTCGAGGTCAAGTCGAAGCTGTCGCAGCGCGACGTCGAGGAGCACCTCGAGCGGCTGGCGCTGTTCAAGGAGCTGTTCCCCCGCTACGCCGACGCCCGCGTGCTCGGCGCCATGGCGGCGATGGTGATCCCGGAGAAGCAGGCCGCGTTCGCGGAGGGCGCTGGGTTGTTCGTCATCGGTCAGGCCGGCGACGACGCGGTGTGCCTCAACTCCGAGGGGTTCCGGCCCAAGGCCTGGTGA
- a CDS encoding type II toxin-antitoxin system HicA family toxin gives MSRLPLITGQAMCALLATLGFARVRQRGSHVFLAHPDGRSIVVPVHKGENLGRGLIRTILREANLSIGEYVKRKG, from the coding sequence ATGAGCCGTCTGCCCCTGATCACCGGGCAGGCGATGTGCGCGCTCCTCGCGACGTTGGGCTTCGCGAGAGTCCGCCAGCGCGGGAGCCACGTGTTCCTGGCGCACCCGGACGGACGCAGCATCGTGGTACCCGTCCACAAGGGAGAGAACCTCGGACGTGGTCTCATCCGCACGATCCTGCGCGAGGCGAACCTGAGCATCGGCGAGTACGTGAAGCGAAAAGGGTGA
- a CDS encoding type II toxin-antitoxin system HicB family antitoxin yields MRSFSVLVEQDEDGVFIAHVPSLPGCHTQGASLVEVERRIKEAIRLYLDVAKKRRTPIQQHRFVGAHMVEVA; encoded by the coding sequence ATGCGCAGCTTTTCCGTGTTGGTCGAACAGGACGAGGACGGCGTCTTCATCGCGCACGTGCCCTCCCTTCCGGGATGCCACACGCAGGGCGCCTCGCTCGTCGAGGTCGAGAGGCGCATCAAAGAGGCGATCCGCCTGTACCTCGACGTGGCCAAGAAGCGCCGCACACCGATCCAGCAGCATAGATTCGTCGGCGCCCACATGGTCGAGGTGGCATGA